One genomic window of Quercus robur chromosome 6, dhQueRobu3.1, whole genome shotgun sequence includes the following:
- the LOC126690583 gene encoding alpha-mannosidase isoform X3 → MRQLFGCLALSFCLRVFLCLSLYGSVSGSYVKYNTGGGIVEGKLNVHLVPHSHDDVGWLKTIDQYYVGSNNSIQGACVENVLDSVVESLLRDPNRKFVFAEMAFFTRWWVEQSVETQETVRKLVDSGQLEFVNGGWCMHDEATCHYIDMIDQTTLGHRFIKEQFNYIPRAGWQIDPFGHSAAQAYLLGAELGFDSVHFARIDYQDRAKRKNDKSLEVIWRGSKTFGSSSQIFTNAFPVHYSPPSGFHFEVNDDYVPVQDNPLLYDYNVEKRVNDFINNATFQANVTRTNHIMWTMGDDFQYQYAESWFKQMDKFIHYVNKDGRVNALYSTPSIYTKAKNAANESWPLKTDDYFPYADSANAYWTGFFTSRPALKRYVRILSGYYLAARQIEYLVGKRSNGTNTGSLADALGIAQHHDAVSGTAKQHTTNDYEKRLAFGTSETEAVVNVALSCLANNKSRDQCTTPASMFTQCQLLNISYCPPTEEDIPEGKSLVVVAYNPLGWNRTDIIKIPVNDANLFVQDSSGNTIEAQYVALDNVTANLRIFYTKAYLGQSSIQIPKYWLLFQASVPPLGWNTYFISNASGNGEIRNGSLSMMDTPQDETFEIGPGNLKMSFSSTSGQLERIYNNKTGVDVPTQQSYLWYNSSDPNALSDPTASSAYIFRPSGPPNIVPISVPLKVIRGPLVDEVHQQFNSWIYQVTRLYRDKEHAEVEFTIGPIPVDDKVGKEVITQMTTNMVTNKVFYTDSNGRDFLERIRDYRADWPLLVNQPVAGNYYPLNLGIYTLDNKSELSVLVDRATGGASIEDGEIELMLHRRMVHVDPGLGEALDESVCVDESCEGLKVRGNYYVSINQVGAGARWRRTTGQEVYSPLLLAFTHEKLEDWIASHLTKATAIDPNYSLPPNVALITLQELDDGSVLLRLAHLYEVGEDAEYSTLANVQLKKIFTGKTIKEVKEMSLSTNQEKSEMKRMTWRVEGGSRTEINPIRGGPVNNSTLVVELGPMEIRTFLLKF, encoded by the exons ATGAGACAGCTATTTGGTTGTTTAGCTCTCTCTTTTTGTCTGCGTGTGTTTCTCTGTCTTAGTTTGTATGGGAGTGTTAGTGGCAGTTATGTGAAGTACAACACTGGCGGTGGTATTGTGGAAGGCAAACTGAATGTTCATCTGGTTCCACATTCCCATGACGATGTGGGATGGTTGAAAACAATTGATCAGTACTATGTTGGATCAAATAACAGTATCCAG GGGGCTTGTGTGGAGAATGTGCTGGACTCAGTTGTCGAATCGTTGCTACGTGATCCAAATAGGAAGTTTGTGTTTGCAGAGATG GCCTTTTTCACTCGATGGTGGGTAGAGCAAAGTGTGGAAACACAGGAAACAGTGAGAAAGCTTGTAGATTCCGGACAATTGGAATTCGT AAATGGTGGTTGGTGTATGCACGATGAAGCAACATGCCATTATATAGACATGATTGACCAAACAACTCTAGGTCATCGCTTCATAAAGGAGCAATTCAATTATATTCCTCGTGCTGGATGGCAAATTGATCCATTTGGACATTCTGCTGCTCAAGCTTACCTACTTGGGGCTGAG CTTGGGTTCGATTCTGTACATTTTGCAAGGATAGATTATCAAGACAGAGCAAAACGCAAGAATGACAAATCTCTTGAAGTTATATGGCGTGGGTCCAAAACTTTTGGTTCATCATCTCAG ATTTTTACCAATGCCTTTCCTGTTCATTATAGTCCTCCATCTGGTTTCCATTTTGAAGTCAATGATGACTATGTGCCCGTCCAG GATAATCCTTTACTATATGACTACAACGTTGAAAAGCGAgttaatgattttattaataatgCCACATTCCAG GCAAATGTGACACGGACAAACCATATCATGTGGACGATGGGTGATGATTTTCAGTACCAATATGCTGAGTCTTGGTTCAAGCAAATGGACAAATTTATTCACTATGTTAACAAG GACGGTCGAGTTAATGCCTTGTATTCTACACCTTCTATCTATACAAAGGCGAAAAATGCAGCAAATGAATCATGGCCACTAAAAACTGATGATTATTTCCC GTATGCAGACAGCGCAAATGCATATTGGACTGGCTTTTTCACTAGTCGCCCAGCCTTGAAGCGCTATGTCCGAATTCTGAGTGGATATTATTTG GCAGCAAGACAAATTGAATATTTGGTTGGAAAGAGATCCAATGGTACCAACACTGGCAGCTTGGCAGATGCTTTAGGGATTGCACAGCATCATGATGCCGTCTCTGGCACTGCTAAACAACATACAACCAATGACTACGAAAAACGCTTGGCTTTTGGAACCTCTGAG ACAGAAGCTGTAGTTAATGTTGCCCTATCTTGCCTTGCTAACAACAAATCAAGAGATCAATGTACGACGCCTGCATCTATGTTTACTCAG TGTCAATTACTCAATATCAGTTACTGCCCACCAACAGAAGAAGATATTCCAGAAGGGAAGAGTTTG GTTGTAGTGGCATATAATCCCCTTGGATGGAACCGTACAGACATTATTAAGATACCA GTTAACGATGCCAATCTTTTTGTCCAAGATTCTTCTGGCAATACCATTGAGGCACAATATGTAGCTTTAGATAACGTTACAGCCAACTTAAGAATCTTCTATACAAAGGCCTACTTGGGGCAGTCATCAATACAAATCCCTAAATACTGGCTTCTCTTTCAAGCATCTGTGCCGCCACTTGGTTGGAACACTTACTTCATTTCTAATGCATCTGGGAATG GGGAAATACGAAATGGATCTCTTTCCATGATGGACACTCCACAGGATGAGACCTTCGAAATTGGACCTGGGAATCTAAAGATGTCATTTTCTTCGACTTCTGGACAACTCGAACGTATTTACAATAATAAAACGG GA GTCGATGTACCAACACAACAGAGTTATCTCTGGTATAATTCAAGTGATCCCAATGCTTTAAGTGATCCCACG GCTTCTAGTGCATATATTTTCCGGCCTAGTGGCCCTCCCAATATTGTTCCAATATCA GTGCCCTTGAAGGTCATTCGTGGACCATTGGTTGATGAGGTTCATCAACAGTTTAATTCATGGATATACCAG GTCACCAGACTTTACAGAGACAAGGAGCATGCAGAAGTGGAATTCACT ATTGGTCCAATTCCTGTGGATGATAAGGTTGGTAAAGAGGTCATCACGCAAATGACAACAAATATGGTCACTAACAAGGTGTTCTATACTGATTCCAATGGAAGAGATTTTCTAGAAAGG ATTCGTGATTATAGAGCAGATTGGCCACTTTTAGTTAATCAACCTGTAGCGGGAAACTACTATCCA cttAATCTTGGAATTTATACCTTGGATAATAAATCTGAATTATCAGTCTTGGTTGACCGTGCAACTGGTGGAGCCAGCATTGAAGATGGAGAAATAGAGCTAATGCTCCATAG GCGTATGGTCCATGTTGACCCTGGATTGGGTGAAGCATTGGATGAAAGTGTGTGCGTTGATGAATCTTGTGAAGGATTAAAG GTTCGCGGAAATTATTATGTAAGCATTAACCAGGTAGGGGCTGGAGCACGCTGGCGCCGAACAACTGGCCAAGAAGTGTACTCGCCTCTTCTTTTAGCTTTCACACATGAG AAGTTGGAGGACTGGATAGCATCTCATTTGACAAAAGCAACTGCCATTGATCCAAACTACAGCTTGCCTCCCAATGTTGCTTTGATTACTCTTCAG GAGTTGGATGATGGAAGTGTGCTCCTCCGTTTGGCTCATTTATACGAG GTGGGTGAAGATGCTGAATATTCAACACTAGCCAATGTTCAACTGAAGAAGATTTTTACTGGGAAAACG ataaAAGAGGTGAAGGAAATGAGCTTATCAACAAACCAAGAGAAGTCAGAGATGAAGAGGATGACATGGAGAGTTGAGGGGGGCAGCAGAACGGAAATTAACCCAATTAGAGGCGGTCCAGTCAACAACTCAACTCTTGTTGTTGAGCTTGGTCCTATGGAGATTCGtacttttttgttgaaattttag